The DNA segment TTCAACGATTGTGATGAAATTGTGACGCAGCTTTGGTATCTACTCCGACGATGTCCAACCGTTAGAGTGGGAAGATGATGCTAGGTATACTGTAAAGCGTACCGTTCGACGTAAAGTCTATTTTGCCATCGTAATTAGCTCAACAAGTCCTATGTTGACTGACAAAAGTTAGTGGCGTTTATTGGTAAACGTTACCCACGCACCGACCGACAAGTTCATGGCAGCCACCATTTGGGTGGCTGTGTTAGCTTTCGCTCTGAGGTTTGCCGTTCCAGCTCAACGGTTTTACCTTCCCGTGGTGAACCACAAAATTAGTGGCAAACTCATGGACACAGGGTAGCTGAGATTTGTGTAGCTCTATGGCAATTCGCAGAAGGATCCTGCACTATGTGGGCAGCAGTTCAAGCAAACTGACCTGAATAATGAATTGGTTTAGCTGTAGGCTACTGATCCTCGCCACTCCAATTTGATATGCCATGTGCGAGGAAGTTCTTCCTTCTCGCTTTTTTGGTGAAGAAAAAcagaggaaaataaaaagaagaaatactGTTGAACATTAAAGCAGAACCATGAAATTAAATATGACCCATCAATTTACGCCGGTATTACACCGTAGTCACTTCACGCCAACAGCCGGAAGTAATTATTTCCAATTGCTATTGCCGTCTGATTCGTAACACGAATCTGGCAAAAGAAATATGCAAACTAGGTCAACCTGTCATCCTTCTTGGCAACGGTTCGGAAATCTCGCTCGGAACTACAAGAAGCAAGACAAGAGAACAGCACGTGAAGATGAAAGGAAACACGAAAAAAGTAATCATTCCACCGAGGATTTTCGCCCAATATATTGGCCGACTGTTAATCCTGTTGCCCAAAAACTGGGATGATCCTTGTGATGGAGAGTCGTTGACGTTGATCCAAGGTCTTGGTCGTCAGTCTCTGGTGGAGGATTAAAATAATAGACTTACTTTGAAGCCGTGTCGCCATGATTGGTGCGTTGCTCTCGGTGAAAGTTAATTAAGCTTGACAGATTGACAAATTTAGGATTTTGGTTGATTTGTACTGGATAATTTGGGCAATCCACGGTCCAAAATGTGTCAATTATGTGTTTAAGGGAATTTTAATGTTATAAATTACATGTTAGACTAAGGCAGGCGTCTTCAAACTGCGTGGCGCGGGTCAAGCATACCCCAGGAGAGCTTATAATTCGGGTTGCGACTTTTTTGGTAATCGTGAATTATGTATACTTTAGGTTATAATTATTTGAATTAATAAAATTCATTGCAATGCCAGAAAGTTTTggtaattttacatttttagtTTCTATTTTCCTATCATAACCTATAAACCCATAAATGCCTCAAAGGAcatgtttcaattttcaattctCTTTAAATGGATAAAAGGTTTATATAGTTCGAGCAACAAAATGATTACAtcaaaacaatagcaaaacTTACGAGTGTAACCATTTTACAACATTTTATAAATCGTCAATCATCTCCTCCTTCTTTTCGATTGGATCGTTAAACCAAGAatcgtaaaataaatcatacgAATTTCTGCTACTTTGAGGCACGTTCTCGCGCGCAAAAGCGACAGTTTGTAATTGATTAGTGAAACAGTCACCGTTTTCACACAATTCCAAACACGCCCAGAATGGAAAAGGGACCATCGAAACCGGAAAGCGAACCGGAATCAATCCATCACGCAACCGAAAGTTTGAAGGGCTTCATTCTTCCATTTTCCTCCGCTGGGACGGTGTAACCGATGCGAAGGGCCGTGTAATTGATTTCGTTGATTTTTTGGCTTTTGGGATGTTCTTTCCTCTCTCTCACAAATACACTCAACCCACGAACACACGCGGACACTCGCTGCAATGTCGCTACACCCCCTCTTCTCGTTGCAGACCGCTCACCTACAACAAGCGGGAATCGTGCGCATCGTCGGCCACGACCACCACCCTGCTCGGTCCCCACAGCTACCCGAGCGCGATGCGCGGTTCGAACGGTGCCCTGCACATGCAATCGATAGTGCCACGTGCAATCAGCCCGCTGATGCAGGTAAGaaggtggggggaggggaggaaaTCGGTCACAAATTATTATCCTTTACGTGGGGCGGGAAATTGAATTGCACAAATGATGCATAGCGGACCGTGGGGCAAGACCATGGATCTAAGGCGTGTGGAGTTCGGCGATCGGCGCCGTACTAGACGCCGGTTcaattgtttttcgtttgtcctcgattttcttctcttttttccatttccgcaAGCACCTGTCGTCATACCGGGGATATCATTTCAGCGAGACACATTTGTTCTTTATTTTTGTCCTCtattttttaacgtttttccGCCCAAACTGTCTACGAACGTGAAATATTACATCCCGTTGTGCTTTTTCTTCCCTCATCCTTTTTTCTATTCGAACAGGGTTTAGATGAAAATTCCGTCTAAGAGTGAAGATTTACAGCTACCCTGCCGGATGACGGGGAGAACAAAAAACCAGCTGATCGATGATTTCTGATGAATCGGAATCGTTACCAAGAactcacaaaaacacaacgttGTGCAACGATATCATCCGCCATACTCCCCCGAAGCGTTAGCCTTCTCAATATGACGGTGTGGATAGAAATACTACAGGCTGCAGGGAAGGTAGAAAGAGCGGGTGACATAATAGAACGAGTCCCAGTATATGTTAGAACtgaaaatatataaacaaaagtAGTTAAACGTTGAGcgaaaaatgtataaaaagtTGTACTAGTAAACCCCCGAATCGAAGGATAAAGAAAGGAAACATTCCACGTCGAACAGATTTTATCAACAAATTGTTGTTACACTAAGAGACTAACATATAAAATCGACTAAAAGAGTTAGCAAGCTAGCAAAAGTAAGAAAAGAAACCACACAACCGGAAGTAGATGTATGTAAAGTTTTGTTTGTACGTAAAATGGGAGAAAGAAACAGTGAAAAACAAGTACAGTAAGATgcgagaacaaaaaaaagctctatTATAGATGTGCAGACAGAACCTACCAGGAAGCGAACGAAGAAACAAGGCGCATCGAAGCGGTTCCACTATTCGTATACTCGCTGTAGTAAATTCACTATATACACATACATGCATACAATATTACATATTACCATCATATACTGTAGTTGAAATCTCATTACTATTGTTTTATCTCTCTTTTTGAGtaaatacatttatttaaaaaatgtctGAAAATTTACTCCACCGTCTTCACTGCCTCGTCTACTAAGCTTGATGACATTCGTTCTCACCCTGGTTGTTTAGGTGTGTTGCCAACGACGAACAAGTTGTCGTACTTTCCTTCTCAAAAAGTGAAAGTAAAGCCGCTCCGTTAGGAAGAATGCCGACGCCAGCCCACTACCCCACAGGATGATCCAGACGGCCGGCTCTACGTCGACCAGACTTACCGGGACGAACTTGCCACCACCGCCCGAACAGGTTGGCTTTTTGGTGTACAGTTTGTCGTTCTCTCGATACTGGATGCCGTGCTCGTTCAATCGAAACAATCTGTAAGAAGAGAAAGATCCACTATCTTGCTGTAAATCCCACATCCAAAGTCCTCTACCTTACCCAATCTTCACCATCTCCTTGTACGACGAGTTCTTCTGTATCGCGTAGTACGGATCGATCACCTGCAGGTACTGTATTTCCTGCAGGCCACACTTTTCGTCCTCCTGGTACGTTTCGCTGATCACCTTATACCCGACGCCCTGTTCCACGTGAAACGCATACAACCCATGCCGTATCCGATCGATGCCCTGCTCCAGCGCTATGAACGCGTCCGGTCCGTACGGTCGGCGGATCTTCTGCTCGTACAGTGCCCTGCGCGTCGGTTCGGTGGCGTGCGTAAAGTAGTGCCGATTGAACACGGTATCATGCACACCGAACTTGAGCCGCGAGCCAAGCAAATCCTCCAGCGTTTGGATCTTGGTCGAGGGACTCTGCAGCAGCGCGACAATGTTGGCCGAGTAGCTAGCGTACAGGAACATCAACACCGTGAAGGTAAGCATGGTGATCGTGCGGGCGCTGCAGCTGCGTGGTAAGACGGCCGAGCCTTGTTGGCAGGACGCCCCGTACATCATGAGCAGCGTGTCACGCAGGCTGGCGGCCATGGTAGAGGAATCGGGCGGGGCTGGCGGCAGCTCCAGGTCACCGTTCGCTATGCGCCATTCCGCCCAGAGCGTAACAAGCAGCAGGACGGAGGAAACAATGATGACGGCAATGACGCAGATCCAAACTTTCTGGGAACAAATAAGGCAATACTTAACTATCCCACGAACTGCAAGACATCAGGGACTCACATCATCGAACGGCAATACGAACACATTCTCGGTGTAGGACAGTTTCGGTGAGCGAAAGATAAATTTGGACCGTGTCTCGGACGTCATGGCAAGGTACTCGATCACCGCAATGCGATCGGTGGTGAAGAAGAGCGGAGATGCACCCAGGTCGGCCGTATTGTGCACTAGCTCACCGATCATACCATCCCACATGCCGGTGGTAGTGTTGTAGTAGCCCCAGGTTGTCACACGGGTGTAGTTCACTTCGGCTCCAAGGTATGCCACCAGACAGTTAGTCAAAATATAGTTCACCTTCGTGATCGTGTCGATGTGTTTATCTCTATAAAGAATGCAAAGTCATACTCAAGGTTTAGTGCCTCTAAGGGAAGACTAAAAGGACAGTTTACTTGTAGTCCGTGAGATGATTCAACGTATCCGGATTGGTAATAACCATCGACGCACGAAGATAGTGACCGTGAAGATCTTTACGCCGCACCGAAGTGACTTTGTGAGTTCGTAAATCGATCATCTCTCCCTCAGTATCTCCTGGTACTGTCGCATTCCACAAAGCGTAGTGTTCTGTTAGCAGTTCAGAATTTTGACTCACTCTGTAAACTTTAGATGTTAAACACACGTTGAAAGATTTCAAAATTAATAACCACTTATACCACAAAATATATTAACCTTGCATAAATCGTATTGATTGGCCGTCTTCTTCCAGCATCACAAAGATCTCACTGCTGACAAGGGCCGGCAAGTCCTGCAGCACAGCCAGATAGTGCTCGATACCCAACGGGGCACCACCCTCACTGGAATCCATCAGTAGCCAGCGGTAGTTTAGATACAGACGCTGCCCAGCCTCAGCTAGTAGTCGTTCCGACCCGTTGCAGCGTagatccaccaccaccaacgtcTGGTGACTTTCAGCATCTTCATCGAGCGTGGCGTTCCGGTAATTATCCATATCCTTGACATCTGTCCGTGCGTCTGGTGATGCTCGTCTCGGTTCAACGAACTGCATCAAATGACGACCGCCGGAGAGACCGATCCTTGCAAACATAAGCTTCTCCCCTACGCACGGAAATACAGGCAGAACAGAAGTAGGGATTAAAActacagcacaaacacacacgggcgTGCCTCAAAGCATACCTTCATTCCAGCACTCAACAAAAGCGGTCACCTTCAGGGGCGTCCCGATGAGCTTTAGCAATGCTCCAACGGCACCGACCATGGAGGCGTCCACGGCGGCGGCAACGGAATGGCCGGAAAGCAACAGGGACGCTATCATCAGGGGCAGAATTAAATCTTGTTTATCTCTTCCGCCCATGACTGACTGGcaatcactcacacacacacacacacacacacactccaggTAGGTGATAGCTTTTTGGTCTTTTGTGTTAACCGATGCTCCGTCGAGATCAAACGACGACGGCGTGCAGCACGGGTGGCCGATATTTATAGCCCGGCTGAGATTCAATCACACCGAGCAAACACAATTAACTTCCGTtataacgacgacgacgacggcgatgaAGGGGCCAGGGAGTAGAGAAAGCTAACCGTTGGTGTCTTCCCTACATACGTGTGGCCTCAACAAAATGGGGGTCCCTGTGAGGGCCTAGATGAGCGGTGCACGACTTAGCCATGCCGTACCATGCATACGGTTATTGAATTATCCATCTGTCCTTTCCCATCTCCTTGCCGGTGAGCAAACAGTACGGTGAGCTTGATTCGTTCTTACCATTTGCATAGCGCACCCTTCGCGGAGCATATTTGTCCTTCGTGGGAAGAAAACGCACCTGGCCCCGGTGGCTTACGAATGGATTGGGCCGACGATTGGGTAAACGCAAAACGGAAACGACAATCCTTTGCTGCGTCACTTCACACAAACCAATCAAATTATGGAAGCAAATACCAAACACTCGCTTGATTGTGAACAGGGTGGAGCGGTCTAATGCAGCTTATCCTCGCTGCTGCTTTGTTGTGACCTAGTTGCGAGAGTTGgttttttctccttccctACAGTAAGCGTATGTTCGTAGAAGTTTGAAGTATTTTTGAATATTAATTctacaatcgttttttgtacGATGCGATGTGATTATTATGATGTttgttaaaatgtttttaacaAATGTGTACATGTTTGTTCATTGTTCGTAGAAAATCGAACTATACATCTTGCTTTCCTTTATAGAGTTCAGTTATTGAAATTGCAAACTACTCGTTTAGATATTTTTATCATAGTAGAGACGTTTTGCAGGTTTGTGCAAGATAATTATTCATATTTTGATATCCAAAAATAACATCTGTATTATTCAGAACTTCTTATGGAAATTATGGGATTAGCGGATCGGTACAGAACAGCTTTCATCACACGGCCTCCTATAGACGCAGACATCTTAGTAGTATACTCTTAGTAAGTTTTAGAATAACTTATAGACATATTCAGCAATATTTTCTATTAGCTTTTACTTCATACTTTACTCATCAACTTGCAATacaacaattaaaataaaagggACATATTTATATAGTGTTGCCTTAACATTCCAGACAAACGTAATGCTACTTAGCAAAAATCCAATAGATGGCGCTATTGGAATTTGTACATGATCCTGCACCAATTCGTCTAATAAGCGGTAGGTCTAAAGTTCTCAGtaaattgttttactttttcattctcttgGCAAAGATTACATAGTAAAACAGTTTTTTGAACATAGGCCTCTCGATGTGTTCATTAAGCAATACGTTATGATTGCCCATTTTGTGGAATCATGTatgcaaaccattttttttgcaacttcCAACAATTTGAAAATATCGATTATGCTCgtgcttgttttaaataaaactgaaTGAATTAAAACACCCGATGcaacatttcatttttgtcGCATGTACAAAGTCATTGTACAATTAAATAATAGTAACAAAAAACCAATATCATTATCGCTAATCAAAACATGGCCACTTTGCCAACAACACGACGCatcctcaccaccaccatggtCTAGGCGTGTtggcaaacaaattaaatggaACCCACAAAGCAACCGTAATGGTCCCGTTTCCAATTATCATCGTGTTAAACTTGCACCAGGGCcgtattttaatattcaatttagagttacaacaacaacaacagcagcctCCACCACAGCAACGCCCGTACGAGGATGAGCTTTGTATCATATCAAAACCAGCACGGCTATGCACAATGGCCAGTGCTACATCCTACATTCCGGGACGTACAAACCGAGCATACCTACTACACGCCCAAATCCCCAGGCAACCATAAATGTAAAGGgcgaaaaataacataacctaaccgatggatggatggaaaactttACAGTtaccacacacgcacgcacacagagcGAAAAACACGGCCAGTTTGCGTATGCGCATATTCATCAACCATTAATAGCCGTACCTTCGGTCACCTTCGTGGAACTGGGGGGTGATTGCCCAGTTCTTCATCACAACTTCGACAGCGCTCCTGATGAAGGAATGGGGGGACGTGGGAATGGGAAATTGGGGCAACCACGCCTCGGAGTGAAAGCATACACCGACAACTACTAAAAAGGGCAAGGATTTCATCCGCTGTGCAGCTCAACTTGTTGCACCACGCACTAATCCACTGGGCTGCGGGGAGCGGCAGTGTCTAGTCTGTCCCCCGTGTAACATTCGACATGGACAAAGTTAATCCTGTTCTCTGCATCAGCAACCGTGCTGAACACATTTTGTCCACCCTCTCCAACTGTCCATCCGTTACATCACGTCTCTGGCAATGTGTTCCGGTCCCATTGGTAACCAGCTTCTGGGACGACCGAGTGGCTAAGTAGCTGTATCAAAGCGAACATTGAACGTTTCCCGATgacaacgatgatgatggtgatgacgaCGGTACCAATGATTCTAACGTTCGAGTGACGGAAGTCGTTTGTGACACAGCGAACCAGCGGCTCGATCCAGTTGCAGCAAAGTCGATTGCAGCGAAACGAATCAATGGACGGCCGACCCACTTCCGATTGCAGGCCGACAGCCATTGGCATTGAACCGGATGCGATACGGGATTGTgaatatgtgtttgtgtgtggggatCAGTTCCTCAAGTGCCAACTCTAAAGAGGATTTTCTCGACAACTTTTGAACGGGAATGCAACGGGGGTTGGTTGAAAATCTGTAAACAACGCTTCTGAAAATTCTTTGGGTGGCTAAGAATGGAATGGTggagggaggggaaggggaatTAGAAGATGGTTGAGAATAACATCAACTGTGGCTTTTCTACTTACGACTACGGGCATTGCAAATTGATCTTTCCTGTTCGTTGCAGTGTCGTTTGCTGCCGTACAAATTGCGAAGAGGAAATATCATTTCGTTCGTTGTCGTACGTGGGTGGAGCGATGTTGACCAATCAGCGTTTATTAGCATCAAATACTGGAGATATTTTATCGCCTTTTCTTGCactttttatttgtgtttgattATTTGCCATACATACATCGAATTTCAAAGATTTAGATAAATAATTGTTGATAGGATTTCTGACTAACGATCGTTTCTGGAGCGATTGCTCGTGATAAATATAATGATCAAAAATAACCTTTCGTACTGCGTAATTCTGGCAT comes from the Anopheles coluzzii chromosome 2, AcolN3, whole genome shotgun sequence genome and includes:
- the LOC125906542 gene encoding ionotropic receptor 75a-like, which encodes MGGRDKQDLILPLMIASLLLSGHSVAAAVDASMVGAVGALLKLIGTPLKVTAFVECWNEGEKLMFARIGLSGGRHLMQFVEPRRASPDARTDVKDMDNYRNATLDEDAESHQTLVVVDLRCNGSERLLAEAGQRLYLNYRWLLMDSSEGGAPLGIEHYLAVLQDLPALVSSEIFVMLEEDGQSIRFMQVYRVSQNSELLTEHYALWNATVPGDTEGEMIDLRTHKVTSVRRKDLHGHYLRASMVITNPDTLNHLTDYKDKHIDTITKVNYILTNCLVAYLGAEVNYTRVTTWGYYNTTTGMWDGMIGELVHNTADLGASPLFFTTDRIAVIEYLAMTSETRSKFIFRSPKLSYTENVFVLPFDDKVWICVIAVIIVSSVLLLVTLWAEWRIANGDLELPPAPPDSSTMAASLRDTLLMMYGASCQQGSAVLPRSCSARTITMLTFTVLMFLYASYSANIVALLQSPSTKIQTLEDLLGSRLKFGVHDTVFNRHYFTHATEPTRRALYEQKIRRPYGPDAFIALEQGIDRIRHGLYAFHVEQGVGYKVISETYQEDEKCGLQEIQYLQVIDPYYAIQKNSSYKEMVKIG